The genomic region ttgcttgcaaaagaaaatggtcaggaaggtaggccctctaaaggtgacacacaatcaaaaacatgagcatggtattgaagatctggatttctgatcaccctaaaaaggatgagagcatactctcctactccaatgtcaaactcaacaatcaaagaaaaaatatattcattccatcctatttagaaatcatactaggtgcctaaatattaatttcaaacacaaagtttagttgtattccaaggcaacctgcaaaacccaagtcagaattTTGATATGtctagtctttgactatcgaacctacacaaaaatgtgttagtagtttcatttgtttgtctttgccatgtgtatgccaaggttctgcatagagaattagtaccaaaaaaccaaaaagcagaaacaacatgcaaaacaaaacaatttgcaagtaaaaacacactgccctttacctctgtttctgtccctacacaggcgtagaagtcttAACATAGGCAcataatgcttgacacaggcatagattgtccttgacataggcacagattgtccttgacacaTGCACAGAATGCATAACATGGGCGCtgaatgcttgacataggcacaaaagttcttagaaaaccctgcattaccctgtttcttgggtttttaacctacaaatcaactcaaaggcactcaaaagcatggttaagtggttagttcatgttgggttcaccaattaatgtagctaggaaattggaaatcatcaaagcaaatatcaatattagtcatagctcaatcacaaaagctcaaatgcaatgatcaatcctaattacatccaataaagacatgaaaacaaaacattcaagatttgaaaattaagcaaaccaagtgcagatttgaatgtctccttcatgtggctccattgtccttctttctccttcaaatagctttgtttgtggatctcacctactagtgcatgatcatgatatgaaagcaagtagacaagatgattgttcaagaatactcgaagtgtgattgattcgggaatcgattcgttcgataatgtgattattagattaggattgaataaattcatccaatttatagacaaattggagagatgatcaaattagcatgaagagattcaaatggaaattgtaaaccaagaatgtcaattatgacaaatttatgacaaatttgcactttctatgcaaaattgattgatagataatttatgacaagattacgacaaatttctatgtcaaaattgattgattgtcaattatgacaaattatgaaaactTGAAATATACAAAATTCACAAGTCAAtgtgaaaacatgaaaataaaaaaactAGAGCATTGACAAAATTGCATGTACTATAGTTGGGAGTATCTTAATTTTCCACATGGCTTTGAAAGTTGGATACGAACAAAACTTTGAAAATAATTAAGAAAATGATTAAGAAAGGGGCCTAcaattcatgtacatgttcatgcACTAATCTTACCCCTATCTCCGTGTAATTTCTCCAAACAAAAATGTCAAAATTAGAGCAGTTTCCTTGGAGAAGAAGAGGCGTGACTACAAAGACTTTGACAATTATCATTTGAATACAACACTTCCACCACATCTTCCACACACTCGAGACTTTGAAAATTATAATTTCATGTCTTCCACGCGTTCAAGACTGAAAATTGTATGAAGGCAACTTACGCTTCTTATAAATACTCATCTAATTTCACCCATTTCCATGCAATGCAAGTAACCATTAATATTCATACCCTCTCTCAACATGGGTAAACCAATGTTTTGGTTGGTCCTCTTCCTAGCCATGCTCATCTCTCCTTGCTCCTACTCCTCCTCCTTATGAGGAGGATGCCCTCCTCATGAATTATCTACCCTCAACCTCTTCAAACAATACCTGCTTGATTCAGATGACTCCCTGGCATCGTGGAAGGGGTTATACTGCTGCTCTTAGAAGGGAATCACCTGCCACACCCTCATTGGCCACGTGGTTCGTGTGGATCTTAGAAACTTTCTTTATTCCTTGTCAACACTAGTGAGGAATTCAAGTAGCCAAATATTCCCTGCTTTATTCCACCTGCACCATTTGGAGTACCTCGACCTCAGTTATGTTGACTTGTCCCCTCTTTCCATCCCTTCACACCTTCCGAGCCTCAGCACATTGACGCATTTGAGCTTGCATTATTGTGGGCTTACTAGCTGAATACCAAGTGAGATTGGGAACATGTCTCACTTGACATTTCTAGACATATCTGAAAATTATGCTCTTAGCGGCCCAATTCCAAGTGAGATTGGCAACATGTCTAGCTTGACAtttctagacatatctggtaattATGCTCTGGAGACGAGCCAGTCAAGCTCGTGGATACAAAATTTGCAAGGGTTGGAGCACCTTGGACTAGAATATGTGAATCTGACAAGAGATGTGGTAGAGAGTGTTGCTTCTCTTCCCAATCTTACATCGCTTGTCATGTCTGATATGCCAGGTACACCTCTCTCTCCTCTTGGAAACCTCACCTCACTCTCCCATCTTGAGCTTGTTGGTACTTACTTCACTCAATAGCcatttcccatttggatttctaaCCTTACATCTCTGGTTTCCCTCTACCTCAATGAGTACAATATCTCTAGTTCCATGCCTTCTGCTATTTTAAGCCTTCCACACTTGAGGAACCTTGAGTTGTATGGAAACCCTGGTCTCAAAGTCAACCTCTCTTCCATTGTGCAACATGCTTCCCAGCTCAGTAGCCTTTCTATTGCAAATTTAGATGTGGGAAGAATGATTCCAAATTCTATTGGAAATATGTCCTCATTAACTACCTTAGCTCTTTATGATAACAATATTCAAGGTAGACTTCCAGATTCTATGGGGAATATGTCCTTGTTGACCAGCTTACATCTTTCCTATAAGAATATTGAAGGCAGTCTTCCAGATTCTATGGGAAATATGTTCTCATTGACCACATTACATCTCTCTAGTAACAATTTGGAAGGCAATCTTCCAGATTTTATTGGAAATCTCTCACAGCTAGAATATTTGGGTCTTTCCAGAAATTCACTAAGAGGCAACATTCCATGGAGCTCTTTAGGTGGGATATCAAAGCTTTCACATCTTTCTCTTGGTTCAAACCAATTAAATGGAAGATTGCCATCTTCTTTTGGTAATCTCTCATCTTTGGTCTGGCTTGATGTTTCAAATAATTCTTTAAGTGGCACATTCTTACTCTCTCAACTAGAAAATTTCACAAAGATTCGTTACTTGAGTCTTTCTGATAATTTCTTGAGAGTGAAAATTGAAGACTTTTGGATCCCAAGATTTCAATTTCAAGCTTTGTATTTGAGTTCTTGTAATATGGATGGTGATTTCCCATCTTTCCTATCCACTCAATACAACATAGAGCAACTCGACTTGTCCAACAATTCTCTTGGTGGAAATGTTCTTGATTGGTTGTGGGGCCTTACATCATTCAACACTCTCAATCTCTCATGCAATTAGTTTGGAGGAAAGCTTTTGTCATCAAAGTTTAGTAAGTTGAGTGCTCAGTATGTTGACTTACATAGAAACAAGTTACAAGGGAATGTTTTAGTTCCTCATCCTGATGTAGAATTCTTGGACATGTCTGAGAATC from Cryptomeria japonica chromosome 3, Sugi_1.0, whole genome shotgun sequence harbors:
- the LOC131064897 gene encoding receptor-like protein 7; the protein is MPSAILSLPHLRNLELYGNPGLKVNLSSIVQHASQLSSLSIANLDVGRMIPNSIGNMSSLTTLALYDNNIQGRLPDSMGNMSLLTSLHLSYKNIEGSLPDSMGNMFSLTTLHLSSNNLEGNLPDFIGNLSQLEYLGLSRNSLRGNIPWSSLGGISKLSHLSLGSNQLNGRLPSSFGNLSSLVWLDVSNNSLSGTFLLSQLENFTKIRYLSLSDNFLRVKIEDFWIPRFQFQALYLSSCNMDGDFPSFLSTQYNIEQLDLSNNSLGGNVLDWLWGLTSFNTLNLSCN